A region from the Pseudomonas cucumis genome encodes:
- a CDS encoding LysR family transcriptional regulator, whose translation MDRFNAMRVFTRIVELGGFAKAADSLQLPRASVTILIKQLEAHLGVQLLQRTTRQISLTLDGAAYYPRCVRLLADLEETEAVFSAARQNPKGLLRVDMPAGVGRLIVIPALPQFTARYPLIELEIGLNDRPVDLIREGVDCVLRGGSTLDDSLVARPLCMLDQVTCASPQYLQRRGTPQCLEDLEGHQMVEYFSNSTGKRYGLEFIADAQLRLIDLPKHVSVNSADGYLAACEAGYGLVQTPYYHVAQQLKEGRLVEVLREMPPPAMPLTALYPPHRQLSRRVRVFVDWMVDLCAQSTNGFFRQDSGN comes from the coding sequence ATGGACCGTTTCAACGCCATGCGCGTGTTCACCCGAATCGTCGAACTGGGCGGCTTTGCCAAAGCGGCGGACAGCCTGCAGTTACCCCGGGCTTCGGTGACGATTCTGATCAAGCAACTTGAGGCACATCTGGGCGTGCAGCTGCTGCAACGCACCACCCGGCAGATCAGCTTGACGCTCGATGGCGCCGCCTATTACCCGCGTTGCGTACGGCTGCTGGCGGATCTGGAGGAGACCGAAGCCGTGTTTTCCGCTGCTCGCCAAAACCCCAAAGGTCTGCTGCGAGTGGATATGCCAGCGGGAGTGGGGCGTTTGATCGTGATTCCGGCCTTGCCGCAATTCACAGCCCGGTACCCATTGATCGAACTGGAAATCGGTTTGAATGACCGGCCTGTGGATTTGATCCGCGAAGGTGTCGATTGCGTATTGCGGGGTGGCTCGACCCTGGACGATTCACTGGTGGCGCGACCGCTGTGCATGCTGGATCAGGTCACGTGTGCCAGCCCGCAATACTTGCAGCGTCGCGGGACTCCGCAATGCCTGGAGGATCTGGAGGGTCACCAGATGGTGGAATATTTTTCCAATAGCACCGGTAAACGCTACGGACTGGAATTCATAGCCGATGCCCAATTGCGCTTGATCGATTTGCCCAAGCACGTCTCGGTCAACAGTGCCGATGGTTATCTGGCGGCTTGCGAGGCGGGATATGGCTTGGTTCAGACTCCGTATTATCACGTAGCCCAGCAGCTGAAAGAGGGGCGATTGGTCGAGGTCCTGCGAGAGATGCCGCCACCGGCTATGCCGTTGACGGCCCTCTATCCTCCTCATCGTCAATTGTCCCGACGAGTAAGGGTGTTCGTCGACTGGATGGTGGATCTCTGTGCGCAGTCGACTAATGGTTTTTTCAGACAAGACTCAGGCAACTGA
- a CDS encoding aldo/keto reductase, with the protein MQTRQLGKNGPQVSAIGLGCMGMTDFYTTGVDTREATATLHRALELGINLLDTADMYGPHTNEELIGKAIVGKREQVFLASKFGIVRDPSNAGARGVNGRPEYIRNAIDGTLKRLGVETLDLYYQHRIDPQVAIEETVGAMAELVKAGKVRYLGLSEASAATLERANKVHPISALQSEYSLWSRDQEENGCLAACQRLGVAFVPYSPLGRGFLTGALRSPDDFAADDYRRFSPRFQGENFAKNLLLVQQVQALAADKGVTAGQLALAWVLAQGDYLIPIPGTKQRKYLEENVAALDVKLSREELQALEAIFPANATAGLRYPEEIMKLLDR; encoded by the coding sequence ATGCAAACACGTCAACTGGGCAAAAACGGTCCACAGGTGAGCGCGATCGGTCTGGGTTGCATGGGCATGACCGATTTCTACACCACGGGCGTGGACACCCGCGAAGCCACGGCTACTTTGCATCGAGCACTGGAACTGGGAATCAACCTGCTCGACACGGCAGATATGTATGGCCCGCATACCAATGAAGAGCTGATCGGCAAGGCCATTGTCGGCAAGCGTGAGCAGGTGTTTCTGGCCAGCAAGTTCGGCATTGTCCGCGATCCATCCAACGCCGGCGCACGGGGTGTCAACGGTCGACCGGAATATATTCGCAATGCAATCGACGGCACCCTCAAGCGCCTGGGCGTAGAAACCCTGGACTTGTATTACCAGCACCGCATTGATCCGCAGGTGGCCATCGAGGAAACCGTCGGCGCCATGGCAGAACTGGTGAAGGCCGGCAAGGTGCGTTACCTGGGATTGAGTGAGGCATCGGCCGCCACGCTGGAGCGAGCGAACAAGGTTCATCCGATCAGTGCACTGCAAAGTGAGTATTCGCTGTGGAGTCGCGATCAAGAGGAGAACGGTTGCCTGGCCGCGTGCCAACGCCTGGGCGTTGCTTTTGTGCCTTACAGTCCATTGGGCCGGGGCTTTTTGACCGGTGCGCTGAGAAGTCCGGATGACTTCGCAGCCGATGACTACCGTCGCTTCAGTCCACGTTTCCAAGGAGAAAACTTCGCAAAAAACCTGTTGCTGGTGCAGCAGGTGCAGGCTCTGGCCGCCGACAAGGGTGTGACGGCAGGCCAACTGGCGTTGGCATGGGTCCTGGCTCAAGGGGATTACCTGATCCCGATACCAGGCACCAAACAGCGCAAGTATCTGGAAGAAAATGTGGCTGCTCTGGACGTGAAGCTGAGCCGCGAAGAATTGCAGGCCCTGGAAGCGATATTCCCGGCCAATGCCACGGCAGGTCTGCGTTATCCGGAAGAAATCATGAAGTTGCTTGATCGGTAG
- a CDS encoding methyl-accepting chemotaxis protein — protein MPAFRTIQARYTLFLVLFILLLSILTVVGISQLVAPKLRHTEEQVALNRIAEVAEHIQGELNKVQAQQRSITQTIPLLDSAAIDTVLPGLVDQYGELKVFGGGIWPLPGQREAGRNKFSTFWHRDTSGKLAVNTFWNSDAAPNYFDQAWYKGGMQTPRGQCAWAAAYKDDASAEPRTNCAMAIQKNGAAYGVSTIDVTLGFFNDLVARKEKELGAEMLIVEADGKIISNSSRISGPIVLKNIAELTGQSPFAAQVKAGLAQRDQPLQRVEFDNKGEASTFFMRPIEGTPWFLATALPTKLITAQRDDVLNTLSLLQIPMVILLVLLQVYAIRQLIQRMKALKANIDALSTGDADLTKRITIRAEDELGAIGHSVNTFIAYLQNMIGEVTQATGAMASSLENLQRTSAHTSQILVRHASETDQTVTAITEMSSTADSVAQNAAETAAFTQRANEHADRSRVVVGEASSSVVALITEVASATHKVESMQQDAQRITEILGVIGAIAGQTNLLALNAAIEAARAGEQGRGFAVVADEVRALAARTQASTSEINEMLTRLTQGVSSSVSAMENTQVSCQSAADATARVNSGLDEMAGSVSHINSLSTQIATAAEQQSAVTEEINRSMVQIRHMVDELVKSGQASELNTQQLLDANSRVSTIMGRFRVR, from the coding sequence ATGCCCGCATTTCGTACCATTCAGGCTCGCTACACGCTGTTTCTGGTCCTGTTCATCCTGCTGTTATCCATCCTTACCGTGGTTGGCATCAGCCAACTCGTCGCGCCAAAACTGCGTCATACCGAGGAACAAGTAGCCCTCAATCGCATCGCCGAAGTGGCCGAGCATATCCAGGGTGAACTGAACAAGGTGCAAGCCCAGCAGCGCAGCATCACCCAGACCATTCCTCTGCTCGATAGTGCCGCCATCGACACGGTGTTGCCGGGCCTGGTTGATCAGTACGGTGAATTGAAAGTCTTCGGTGGCGGGATCTGGCCGTTGCCCGGTCAGCGCGAAGCCGGGCGCAACAAGTTCAGCACCTTCTGGCACCGCGATACCTCAGGCAAACTGGCGGTCAATACGTTCTGGAACAGCGACGCCGCCCCCAACTATTTCGATCAGGCCTGGTACAAGGGCGGCATGCAAACCCCACGTGGCCAATGCGCCTGGGCGGCTGCCTATAAAGATGACGCCAGTGCTGAACCGCGCACCAACTGCGCCATGGCCATTCAAAAAAATGGCGCGGCGTACGGTGTCTCGACCATCGACGTGACGCTGGGCTTCTTCAATGACCTGGTGGCGCGCAAGGAAAAAGAGCTGGGTGCCGAGATGCTGATCGTCGAGGCCGACGGCAAGATAATCAGCAACAGCTCGCGAATAAGCGGGCCGATCGTATTGAAAAACATCGCTGAACTGACCGGACAGTCGCCATTTGCCGCTCAGGTCAAGGCCGGACTGGCACAGCGGGACCAACCGCTGCAACGGGTCGAGTTCGATAACAAGGGTGAAGCCAGTACCTTCTTCATGCGTCCCATTGAAGGTACACCGTGGTTCCTCGCCACTGCCCTGCCGACCAAACTGATCACTGCCCAGCGTGACGATGTGCTCAACACGTTGAGCCTGTTGCAGATTCCGATGGTGATTCTGCTGGTGTTGCTGCAGGTCTACGCCATCCGCCAACTGATCCAGCGCATGAAAGCGTTGAAAGCCAACATCGACGCCTTGTCCACGGGCGATGCCGACCTGACCAAGCGCATCACCATCCGCGCCGAAGACGAGCTAGGCGCCATCGGTCATTCGGTAAACACCTTTATTGCCTATTTGCAGAACATGATTGGCGAAGTCACTCAGGCGACGGGGGCGATGGCGTCGAGCCTGGAGAACTTGCAACGGACTTCCGCTCACACCAGCCAGATTCTGGTGCGTCACGCTTCGGAAACCGATCAGACCGTCACCGCCATCACCGAGATGAGTTCGACTGCTGACAGCGTCGCGCAGAACGCCGCCGAAACCGCCGCTTTCACACAACGCGCGAACGAGCACGCGGATCGCTCCCGCGTGGTGGTCGGCGAAGCGTCGAGCAGTGTGGTGGCGTTGATCACTGAAGTAGCAAGTGCCACCCATAAAGTCGAAAGCATGCAACAGGACGCTCAACGCATCACCGAAATTCTCGGGGTGATTGGCGCCATTGCCGGGCAGACCAACTTGTTGGCACTCAACGCCGCCATCGAAGCGGCCCGGGCGGGTGAGCAAGGTCGTGGGTTTGCGGTGGTCGCCGATGAAGTCCGCGCCCTCGCTGCCCGCACCCAGGCTAGCACTTCGGAAATCAACGAAATGCTGACCCGCCTGACCCAAGGCGTGAGTTCGTCGGTCAGCGCCATGGAAAACACCCAGGTCAGCTGTCAGTCGGCCGCCGACGCCACTGCGCGGGTCAACTCCGGCCTGGATGAAATGGCCGGCTCCGTCAGCCACATCAATAGCCTGAGCACCCAGATCGCCACCGCCGCCGAGCAGCAAAGCGCAGTGACCGAAGAGA